GATAAGGGTCTAGATGTCATTGCTTGTCTTTGTACTGTTTGATTACCATCCAAAGTATCAACTTGTAACACAATATGTCTGTATTTTTTGTTCCATAGGTATTGCATTCTTTTCCAGGAAACAAGAATGCCTACAAGGCGCTTATTGCTGCAGAATACAGTGGGGTCAAGGTTGAGTTGAACAAGAATTTTGAGATGGGTGTCTCCAACAAGACCCCTGAGTTTCTTAAGATGAACCCCCTTGGGAAGGTACACCATACGCCAACTATATCTTTGAAACAGTTATGTATAGATGTTCAGGAACTAAAACTTTTGTTCAGGTGCCGGTTTTGGAGACTCCTGATGGTGCTGTTTTTGAGAGCAACGCTATTGCACGCTATGGTATATATTTCGTGTTTTAATCCTAATTCTTTCATCTACTTGCTGCTGCTGATAACCATGGCTCTGTTTTTTCTTTAAGTTGCTCACTTGAAGGATGACAACCCTCTTTTTGGATCTTCTCGTATTGAGCAAGTGAGTGATTTATTTATGTTAACACAGCTCGACTAGTATTAGTGTGCATAACCTCTGAACCTCATCAATGGTTCTTGCAGGCCCATGTTGAGCAATGGATAGACTTTGCTGCCACAGAAGTTGATCCTGGTATTGCACGGTACTTGTACCCAAGGCTTGGTTTCATGCCTTATGTTCAGACGGTAAGTTGTAGGATGTGTAACTCGGATATTGTATAGATCTTTAAATAGCTATAGTCTAACTTTCTTGCTTATGCAGGCTGAGGAAACAGCTATTGCCTCATTGAAGAGAGCGCTTGGTTCTCTGAACACACACCTTGCCTCAAAGACGTTCCTTGTTGGGCATTCTGTTACTTTAGCTGACATTGTATTGACATGCAACCTCTACACTGGATTTATGTATATCCTGACCAAGAGCTTCACATCTGAATTCCCTCATGTTGAGAGGTATTTCTGGACCATGGTTAACCAGCCTAACTTCAAGAAGGTCATCGGCGATGTCAAGCAGGCAGAGTCAGTGCCTCCTGTTCAGAAAAAGGCCGCTCCTCAGCCAAAGGCAAAGGATGTCAAGAAAGAAGCCCCAAAGGAGGCCCCGAAGCCAAAGGTGGAGGCAccagcagaagaggaggcacCAAAGCCGAAGCCGAAGAATCCTCTTGACTTGCTGCCACCAAGCAAGATGATCCTCGATGACTGGAAGAGGCTGTACTCAAACACAAAGACCAACTTCCGTGAGGTTGCCATCAAAGGTATCTTCTCCACCTTATATCaacaatatattatttttttccttccaatcTTTGAATGTGAGTGGCTGGTGCTGTAGTCTCGTTTGCAGTCTATCAATGTTATGTTACATTGACACTAGCTAGAGAATTGGGACTCCCCTCTAAATTGGGTGCTTCATCCTGATAAAAATCTGGATGTGGCCTTATGATCAAATATATTGTTGTTTTAGACAGAATGTATGGTCTTATACATTTTACTTGAGCCAACAACAGATAGCTGCAAAGATCTACACCAATCCAAACTCAGTGGTAACAATAGTTGTGTATCATGTAAGCACTAATAAGAAGAATACTGAATTTTAGTTTGCAACAGCAGTTTACACTTATCTTAGTAAATTAATTAGATGAATGTGCTAATTTCATTCTTCCACGTCTGTGGAACTTTTACCAAAGAAGCTTATGTGCTGTCTGTGTTTCAGGTTTCTGGGACATGTATGACCCAGAGGGCTACTCTCTGTGGTTCTGTGACTACAAGTACAATGATGAGAACACCGTCTCCTTTGTGACCATGAACAAGGTTGGTGGGTTCCTGCAGCGGATGGACCTGTGCCGCAAGTACGCCTTTGGCAAGATGCTCGTGGTCGGTTCTGAGCCCCCCTTCAAGTTGAAGGGGCTCTGGCTCTTCCGTGGCCAGGAGGTCCCCAAGTTTGTCATGGATGAGGTCTATGACATGGAGCTCTACGAGTGGACCAAGGTGGACATCTCGGACGAGGCACAGAGGGAGCGTGTCAGTGCCATGATCGAGGACCAGGAGCCCTTCGAGGGTGAGGCCCTGCTTGATGCCAAATGCTTCAAGTGAGGTTGCACTTACCTAGAGAGAACTGTTTAGGCTTTGGGTCGGATGTTTATGGAAGAGTTTGCTTGTTACTTCTGTCTATGTTGACCTGTTATACTCATGAGTTGTGGTTGGTTAAATTTTGGGCTATCCTGTGTTCTTTAGTATTTGATTGGGCTATCTTTCAAGTCAGTAATCTGGTGCTGTTGTCTTATGTGACTGTTGGATTATTGGACTAGTAGTGCTTAGCTTATTTTTAACATTCCTAGTTGCAATTGCAAGACAGCAAGAACAAGCGTCGTAGGAGTAGCTTTTGTTTTGCTTGTGTTTGAGCTCCATGTATTGAAACTGTTCTAGTGGTTTCACACTAAAATGGTTGTGAAAGTCAGCACGGCTTTAGCCGATTCATTTGTTTCGCGAAAGCCTTCTTCGGTTAGAGGTGAGACATGTGATTATTTCACATTATCATTGGTGGGAAAGCATATGGACTAGGAGGCTACTAAGCAGGGAGGGGTCTCCGGATAAGCCTTGGTCCAGACCCCTCCCCGCTCTCTTATCTTCCTCACACCGCTCTCTTATCTTCCTCACGTTGTTCCTGTCTTCCTCGGTTCCTCCGCATGCCTCTCCCCCGCCTTGCCACTAGCATCCCCTCGTCGACGTCACCTCCGTTGCCGGCGAGGACCGTCCTCCCCTACCCTCCCCTACCACCTCTGCCTCTCCCTCCTATTCCTCCCACACTCTTCTCCTTCAGGATGAGCTCCCCACCTCTTTCGGGTCCGGCGGCGTTGCCTCGATGACCGCTCCCACCCTAATCCAACCAAAGCAATAAGCCCCAAACCCAACCGCCATCCTCCACCACCGTGGTGGgtggcgccaccgccgtcccgcCCACACACCGACACCACCGTTGGTCCGACAACCTCCCCCGACCATCCCTTTAGACCCGGCAGGAACGGACCACCTCCCCAACCCCAAACCTCGAAACCTTAACCCCAACCCTAAGCCCTAACACGAAGGTTGCTGGAGTTGGAGGTTGCCAGAATTCGAGCTGCCGATCGATGTGTGATTTGTTACTTCTTCGATTCGATTGTTACCTATTCTTCACTTTTCCCTCTTTTGGTCCTTGTTTCTTACCGACGTATTTTGTCCTTCCAAAACAGGAGGGCTCTCGGTTTAAGTCTAAATTGAGAGGCCTCTCCCTGCAGATTATGCGTATGGACTAATCGCACCATTGACAACATGAGATTGTGCAAGGACAATGTGCAAGCATAGTGATTTGGAAAAGGCATCAATTTTATCAATAGCACTGAAACAGCAACATTTTACTAGTGATGGTGAAAATCAGCAATATATGGGTTTACAGAGAACAATTCTCCAAAGAAATAAAGGATAGCCCAAAATAAACAGCACCAATTCCTAGTTTCACGCCATTTTTGCATCCCCGGCTAGTAGATGAAAGCATATTCTTGTTACGTTCTGATGAATGGTACTCTTCCATTATAGTCGACATGAATTATTGCGGCGATTTGAGAATCAC
Above is a genomic segment from Setaria viridis chromosome 4, Setaria_viridis_v4.0, whole genome shotgun sequence containing:
- the LOC117853017 gene encoding elongation factor 1-gamma 3, which produces MALVLHSFPGNKNAYKALIAAEYSGVKVELNKNFEMGVSNKTPEFLKMNPLGKVPVLETPDGAVFESNAIARYVAHLKDDNPLFGSSRIEQAHVEQWIDFAATEVDPGIARYLYPRLGFMPYVQTAEETAIASLKRALGSLNTHLASKTFLVGHSVTLADIVLTCNLYTGFMYILTKSFTSEFPHVERYFWTMVNQPNFKKVIGDVKQAESVPPVQKKAAPQPKAKDVKKEAPKEAPKPKVEAPAEEEAPKPKPKNPLDLLPPSKMILDDWKRLYSNTKTNFREVAIKGFWDMYDPEGYSLWFCDYKYNDENTVSFVTMNKVGGFLQRMDLCRKYAFGKMLVVGSEPPFKLKGLWLFRGQEVPKFVMDEVYDMELYEWTKVDISDEAQRERVSAMIEDQEPFEGEALLDAKCFK